From the genome of Cygnus olor isolate bCygOlo1 unplaced genomic scaffold, bCygOlo1.pri.v2 S99, whole genome shotgun sequence, one region includes:
- the LOC121063182 gene encoding uncharacterized protein LOC121063182 isoform X8 — translation MRIEGCIIGIDEYMNLVLDDAGEIHSKTKSRKQLGVSCVCATRVTRGLKPARMMTMLVLHIQLLSWILVWSLRRIPEAVLVKCLHGILLLSLPVWVPQVQFSQALATRHLSLMWTTSLRLICQMGPKAKVIQVPRWVPELKLWEMAWVL, via the exons ATGCGGATAGAAGGCTGCATCATC GGCATTGACGAGTACATGAATTTGGTGCTGGATGACGCAGGGGAGATTCACTCCAAGACAAAATCAAGGAAACAGCTGGGTGTGTCGTGTGTCTGTGCAACCCGAGTGACGCGCGGTCTGAAACCTGCCCGG atg ATGACGATGCTGGTTCTCCATATCCAGCTTCTCAGCTGGATCCTCGTTTGGAGCCTCAGGAGGATCCCCGAG GCAGTACTGGTCAAGTGCCTCCATGGAAtcctgctcctgagcctgccaGTATGGGTCCCACAGGTG CAGTTCTCGCAGGCACTGGCTACTCGACACCTCAGCCTGATGTGGACCACGAGCCTCAGGTTAATCTGCCAG ATGGGACCAAAGGCGAAGGTGATCCAGGTTCCCAGATGGGTTCCAGAACTGAAGCTCTGGGAGATGGCCTGG GTCCTCTAA
- the LOC121063182 gene encoding uncharacterized protein LOC121063182 isoform X7 — translation MRIEGCIIGIDEYMNLVLDDAGEIHSKTKSRKQLGVSCVCATRVTRGLKPARMMTMLVLHIQLLSWILVWSLRRIPEAVLVKCLHGILLLSLPVWVPQVQFSQALATRHLSLMWTTSLRLICQMGPKAKVIQVPRWVPELKLWEMAWKCPQGGLCQTLGCFLRWSPAGIPGVL, via the exons ATGCGGATAGAAGGCTGCATCATC GGCATTGACGAGTACATGAATTTGGTGCTGGATGACGCAGGGGAGATTCACTCCAAGACAAAATCAAGGAAACAGCTGGGTGTGTCGTGTGTCTGTGCAACCCGAGTGACGCGCGGTCTGAAACCTGCCCGG atg ATGACGATGCTGGTTCTCCATATCCAGCTTCTCAGCTGGATCCTCGTTTGGAGCCTCAGGAGGATCCCCGAG GCAGTACTGGTCAAGTGCCTCCATGGAAtcctgctcctgagcctgccaGTATGGGTCCCACAGGTG CAGTTCTCGCAGGCACTGGCTACTCGACACCTCAGCCTGATGTGGACCACGAGCCTCAGGTTAATCTGCCAG ATGGGACCAAAGGCGAAGGTGATCCAGGTTCCCAGATGGGTTCCAGAACTGAAGCTCTGGGAGATGGCCTGG AAGTGTCCCCAGGGAGGGCTTTGCCAGACCCTCGGCTGCTTCCTGCGCTGGAGCCCAGCTGGTATCCCAGGG GTCCTCTAA
- the LOC121063182 gene encoding uncharacterized protein LOC121063182 isoform X4 encodes MVRVWGATAPACLLFLLLVALCARGAQAAPWQPPGAGDDDAGSPYPASQLDPRLEPQEDPRGSTGQVPPWNPAPEPASMGPTGAVLAGTGYSTPQPDVDHEPQVNLPDGTKGEGDPGSQMGSRTEALGDGLEVSPGRALPDPRLLPALEPSWYPRGPLRAKDKDERIKPSLLCSHIIEKIWKDLEEAAPGVDGENNANTAKPQNFGSYCIEGTAAFLVPLLLVTVACCVLIWRWRQKNQRLAAAQAAQTDTCSRSVSLYMRPDHRGMPESQAQRQRPPSVPGRPARLPPAQPPQPPHPAADQWKARDRPSTPQSLWTQTSPPRPPAPSSKGWGRPPQGAAQATVSINIE; translated from the exons ATGGTGCGAGTGTGGGGAGCCACggcccctgcctgcctcctcttcctcctcctggtgGCCCTGTGTGCCCGGGGTGCCCAGGCTGCACCATGGCAACCACCGGGAGCAGGTG ATGACGATGCTGGTTCTCCATATCCAGCTTCTCAGCTGGATCCTCGTTTGGAGCCTCAGGAGGATCCCCGAG GCAGTACTGGTCAAGTGCCTCCATGGAAtcctgctcctgagcctgccaGTATGGGTCCCACAGGTG CAGTTCTCGCAGGCACTGGCTACTCGACACCTCAGCCTGATGTGGACCACGAGCCTCAGGTTAATCTGCCAG ATGGGACCAAAGGCGAAGGTGATCCAGGTTCCCAGATGGGTTCCAGAACTGAAGCTCTGGGAGATGGCCTGG AAGTGTCCCCAGGGAGGGCTTTGCCAGACCCTCGGCTGCTTCCTGCGCTGGAGCCCAGCTGGTATCCCAGGG GTCCTCTAAGAGCAAAGGATAAAGATGAAAGAATAAAACCTTCCCTGTTGTGCTCTCACATCATAGAGAAAATCTGGAAGGACTTAGAGGAGGCAGCACCTG GCGTGGATGGGGAGAACAATGCAAACACTGCAAAGCCCCAAAATTTCGGAAGTTACTGCATAGAAGGCACTGCGGCATTCTTGGTTCCCCTCCTGCTTGTGACAGTTGCGTGCTGCGTGCTTATCTGGCGTTGGAGGCAGAAAAATCA GCGCCTCGCCGCAGCCCAGGCAGCCCAGACTGACACCTGCAGCCGCTCCGTGAGCCTGTACATGCGGCCTGACCACCGTGGTATGCCTGAGAGCCAGGCCCAACGCCAGCGGCCACCATCAGTGCCTGGAAGACCGGCCCGcctgccaccagcccagccTCCACAGCCCCCACACCCAGCAGCAGACCAATGGAAGGCGCGCGACCGGCCCAGTACCCCCCAGTCCTTGTGGACACAGACATCACCTCCACGGCCCCCCGCACCCTCTTccaagggctggggcaggcccCCCCAGGGTGCAGCCCAGGCCACAGTTTCAATAAATATTGAATAA
- the LOC121063182 gene encoding uncharacterized protein LOC121063182 isoform X1: protein MVRVWGATAPACLLFLLLVALCARGAQAAPWQPPGAGDDDAGSPYPASQLDPRLEPQEDPRGSTGQVPPWNPAPEPASMGPTGAVLAGTGYSTPQPDVDHEPQVNLPDGTKGEGDPGSQMGSRTEALGDGLEVSPGRALPDPRLLPALEPSWYPRGPLRAKDKDERIKPSLLCSHIIEKIWKDLEEAAPGMVRETVPKEVLWQGSGRTLPLPGKRTEATQATATPGVDGENNANTAKPQNFGSYCIEGTAAFLVPLLLVTVACCVLIWRWRQKNQRLAAAQAAQTDTCSRSVSLYMRPDHRGMPESQAQRQRPPSVPGRPARLPPAQPPQPPHPAADQWKARDRPSTPQSLWTQTSPPRPPAPSSKGWGRPPQGAAQATVSINIE from the exons ATGGTGCGAGTGTGGGGAGCCACggcccctgcctgcctcctcttcctcctcctggtgGCCCTGTGTGCCCGGGGTGCCCAGGCTGCACCATGGCAACCACCGGGAGCAGGTG ATGACGATGCTGGTTCTCCATATCCAGCTTCTCAGCTGGATCCTCGTTTGGAGCCTCAGGAGGATCCCCGAG GCAGTACTGGTCAAGTGCCTCCATGGAAtcctgctcctgagcctgccaGTATGGGTCCCACAGGTG CAGTTCTCGCAGGCACTGGCTACTCGACACCTCAGCCTGATGTGGACCACGAGCCTCAGGTTAATCTGCCAG ATGGGACCAAAGGCGAAGGTGATCCAGGTTCCCAGATGGGTTCCAGAACTGAAGCTCTGGGAGATGGCCTGG AAGTGTCCCCAGGGAGGGCTTTGCCAGACCCTCGGCTGCTTCCTGCGCTGGAGCCCAGCTGGTATCCCAGGG GTCCTCTAAGAGCAAAGGATAAAGATGAAAGAATAAAACCTTCCCTGTTGTGCTCTCACATCATAGAGAAAATCTGGAAGGACTTAGAGGAGGCAGCACCTG GGATGGTTAGAGAGACTGTGCCGAAGGAGGTGCTTTGGCAAGGAAGCGGTCGCACGCTGCCGCTCCCTGGCAAAAGAACAGAGGCAACACAGGCAACTGCTACACCAG GCGTGGATGGGGAGAACAATGCAAACACTGCAAAGCCCCAAAATTTCGGAAGTTACTGCATAGAAGGCACTGCGGCATTCTTGGTTCCCCTCCTGCTTGTGACAGTTGCGTGCTGCGTGCTTATCTGGCGTTGGAGGCAGAAAAATCA GCGCCTCGCCGCAGCCCAGGCAGCCCAGACTGACACCTGCAGCCGCTCCGTGAGCCTGTACATGCGGCCTGACCACCGTGGTATGCCTGAGAGCCAGGCCCAACGCCAGCGGCCACCATCAGTGCCTGGAAGACCGGCCCGcctgccaccagcccagccTCCACAGCCCCCACACCCAGCAGCAGACCAATGGAAGGCGCGCGACCGGCCCAGTACCCCCCAGTCCTTGTGGACACAGACATCACCTCCACGGCCCCCCGCACCCTCTTccaagggctggggcaggcccCCCCAGGGTGCAGCCCAGGCCACAGTTTCAATAAATATTGAATAA
- the LOC121063182 gene encoding uncharacterized protein LOC121063182 isoform X3 has product MVRVWGATAPACLLFLLLVALCARGAQAAPWQPPGAGDDDAGSPYPASQLDPRLEPQEDPRGSTGQVPPWNPAPEPASMGPTGAVLAGTGYSTPQPDVDHEPQVNLPDGTKGEGDPGSQMGSRTEALGDGLEVSPGRALPDPRLLPALEPSWYPRGPLRAKDKDERIKPSLLCSHIIEKIWKDLEEAAPGMVRETVPKEVLWQGSGRTLPLPGKRTEATQATATPGVDGENNANTAKPQNFGSYCIEGTAAFLVPLLLVTVACCVLIWRWRQKNQRLAAAQAAQTDTCSRSVSLYMRPDHRGMPESQAQRQRPPSVPGRPARLPPAQPPTLFQGLGQAPPGCSPGHSFNKY; this is encoded by the exons ATGGTGCGAGTGTGGGGAGCCACggcccctgcctgcctcctcttcctcctcctggtgGCCCTGTGTGCCCGGGGTGCCCAGGCTGCACCATGGCAACCACCGGGAGCAGGTG ATGACGATGCTGGTTCTCCATATCCAGCTTCTCAGCTGGATCCTCGTTTGGAGCCTCAGGAGGATCCCCGAG GCAGTACTGGTCAAGTGCCTCCATGGAAtcctgctcctgagcctgccaGTATGGGTCCCACAGGTG CAGTTCTCGCAGGCACTGGCTACTCGACACCTCAGCCTGATGTGGACCACGAGCCTCAGGTTAATCTGCCAG ATGGGACCAAAGGCGAAGGTGATCCAGGTTCCCAGATGGGTTCCAGAACTGAAGCTCTGGGAGATGGCCTGG AAGTGTCCCCAGGGAGGGCTTTGCCAGACCCTCGGCTGCTTCCTGCGCTGGAGCCCAGCTGGTATCCCAGGG GTCCTCTAAGAGCAAAGGATAAAGATGAAAGAATAAAACCTTCCCTGTTGTGCTCTCACATCATAGAGAAAATCTGGAAGGACTTAGAGGAGGCAGCACCTG GGATGGTTAGAGAGACTGTGCCGAAGGAGGTGCTTTGGCAAGGAAGCGGTCGCACGCTGCCGCTCCCTGGCAAAAGAACAGAGGCAACACAGGCAACTGCTACACCAG GCGTGGATGGGGAGAACAATGCAAACACTGCAAAGCCCCAAAATTTCGGAAGTTACTGCATAGAAGGCACTGCGGCATTCTTGGTTCCCCTCCTGCTTGTGACAGTTGCGTGCTGCGTGCTTATCTGGCGTTGGAGGCAGAAAAATCA GCGCCTCGCCGCAGCCCAGGCAGCCCAGACTGACACCTGCAGCCGCTCCGTGAGCCTGTACATGCGGCCTGACCACCGTGGTATGCCTGAGAGCCAGGCCCAACGCCAGCGGCCACCATCAGTGCCTGGAAGACCGGCCCGcctgccaccagcccagccTCC CACCCTCTTccaagggctggggcaggcccCCCCAGGGTGCAGCCCAGGCCACAGTTTCAATAAATATTGA
- the LOC121063182 gene encoding uncharacterized protein LOC121063182 isoform X2: MVRVWGATAPACLLFLLLVALCARGAQAAPWQPPGAGDDDAGSPYPASQLDPRLEPQEDPRGSTGQVPPWNPAPEPASMGPTGAVLAGTGYSTPQPDVDHEPQVNLPDGTKGEGDPGSQMGSRTEALGDGLGPLRAKDKDERIKPSLLCSHIIEKIWKDLEEAAPGMVRETVPKEVLWQGSGRTLPLPGKRTEATQATATPGVDGENNANTAKPQNFGSYCIEGTAAFLVPLLLVTVACCVLIWRWRQKNQRLAAAQAAQTDTCSRSVSLYMRPDHRGMPESQAQRQRPPSVPGRPARLPPAQPPQPPHPAADQWKARDRPSTPQSLWTQTSPPRPPAPSSKGWGRPPQGAAQATVSINIE, translated from the exons ATGGTGCGAGTGTGGGGAGCCACggcccctgcctgcctcctcttcctcctcctggtgGCCCTGTGTGCCCGGGGTGCCCAGGCTGCACCATGGCAACCACCGGGAGCAGGTG ATGACGATGCTGGTTCTCCATATCCAGCTTCTCAGCTGGATCCTCGTTTGGAGCCTCAGGAGGATCCCCGAG GCAGTACTGGTCAAGTGCCTCCATGGAAtcctgctcctgagcctgccaGTATGGGTCCCACAGGTG CAGTTCTCGCAGGCACTGGCTACTCGACACCTCAGCCTGATGTGGACCACGAGCCTCAGGTTAATCTGCCAG ATGGGACCAAAGGCGAAGGTGATCCAGGTTCCCAGATGGGTTCCAGAACTGAAGCTCTGGGAGATGGCCTGG GTCCTCTAAGAGCAAAGGATAAAGATGAAAGAATAAAACCTTCCCTGTTGTGCTCTCACATCATAGAGAAAATCTGGAAGGACTTAGAGGAGGCAGCACCTG GGATGGTTAGAGAGACTGTGCCGAAGGAGGTGCTTTGGCAAGGAAGCGGTCGCACGCTGCCGCTCCCTGGCAAAAGAACAGAGGCAACACAGGCAACTGCTACACCAG GCGTGGATGGGGAGAACAATGCAAACACTGCAAAGCCCCAAAATTTCGGAAGTTACTGCATAGAAGGCACTGCGGCATTCTTGGTTCCCCTCCTGCTTGTGACAGTTGCGTGCTGCGTGCTTATCTGGCGTTGGAGGCAGAAAAATCA GCGCCTCGCCGCAGCCCAGGCAGCCCAGACTGACACCTGCAGCCGCTCCGTGAGCCTGTACATGCGGCCTGACCACCGTGGTATGCCTGAGAGCCAGGCCCAACGCCAGCGGCCACCATCAGTGCCTGGAAGACCGGCCCGcctgccaccagcccagccTCCACAGCCCCCACACCCAGCAGCAGACCAATGGAAGGCGCGCGACCGGCCCAGTACCCCCCAGTCCTTGTGGACACAGACATCACCTCCACGGCCCCCCGCACCCTCTTccaagggctggggcaggcccCCCCAGGGTGCAGCCCAGGCCACAGTTTCAATAAATATTGAATAA
- the LOC121063182 gene encoding uncharacterized protein LOC121063182 isoform X5, with the protein MGPTGAVLAGTGYSTPQPDVDHEPQVNLPDGTKGEGDPGSQMGSRTEALGDGLEVSPGRALPDPRLLPALEPSWYPRGPLRAKDKDERIKPSLLCSHIIEKIWKDLEEAAPGMVRETVPKEVLWQGSGRTLPLPGKRTEATQATATPGVDGENNANTAKPQNFGSYCIEGTAAFLVPLLLVTVACCVLIWRWRQKNQRLAAAQAAQTDTCSRSVSLYMRPDHRGMPESQAQRQRPPSVPGRPARLPPAQPPQPPHPAADQWKARDRPSTPQSLWTQTSPPRPPAPSSKGWGRPPQGAAQATVSINIE; encoded by the exons ATGGGTCCCACAGGTG CAGTTCTCGCAGGCACTGGCTACTCGACACCTCAGCCTGATGTGGACCACGAGCCTCAGGTTAATCTGCCAG ATGGGACCAAAGGCGAAGGTGATCCAGGTTCCCAGATGGGTTCCAGAACTGAAGCTCTGGGAGATGGCCTGG AAGTGTCCCCAGGGAGGGCTTTGCCAGACCCTCGGCTGCTTCCTGCGCTGGAGCCCAGCTGGTATCCCAGGG GTCCTCTAAGAGCAAAGGATAAAGATGAAAGAATAAAACCTTCCCTGTTGTGCTCTCACATCATAGAGAAAATCTGGAAGGACTTAGAGGAGGCAGCACCTG GGATGGTTAGAGAGACTGTGCCGAAGGAGGTGCTTTGGCAAGGAAGCGGTCGCACGCTGCCGCTCCCTGGCAAAAGAACAGAGGCAACACAGGCAACTGCTACACCAG GCGTGGATGGGGAGAACAATGCAAACACTGCAAAGCCCCAAAATTTCGGAAGTTACTGCATAGAAGGCACTGCGGCATTCTTGGTTCCCCTCCTGCTTGTGACAGTTGCGTGCTGCGTGCTTATCTGGCGTTGGAGGCAGAAAAATCA GCGCCTCGCCGCAGCCCAGGCAGCCCAGACTGACACCTGCAGCCGCTCCGTGAGCCTGTACATGCGGCCTGACCACCGTGGTATGCCTGAGAGCCAGGCCCAACGCCAGCGGCCACCATCAGTGCCTGGAAGACCGGCCCGcctgccaccagcccagccTCCACAGCCCCCACACCCAGCAGCAGACCAATGGAAGGCGCGCGACCGGCCCAGTACCCCCCAGTCCTTGTGGACACAGACATCACCTCCACGGCCCCCCGCACCCTCTTccaagggctggggcaggcccCCCCAGGGTGCAGCCCAGGCCACAGTTTCAATAAATATTGAATAA
- the LOC121063182 gene encoding uncharacterized protein LOC121063182 isoform X6 has protein sequence MGSRTEALGDGLEVSPGRALPDPRLLPALEPSWYPRGPLRAKDKDERIKPSLLCSHIIEKIWKDLEEAAPGMVRETVPKEVLWQGSGRTLPLPGKRTEATQATATPGVDGENNANTAKPQNFGSYCIEGTAAFLVPLLLVTVACCVLIWRWRQKNQRLAAAQAAQTDTCSRSVSLYMRPDHRGMPESQAQRQRPPSVPGRPARLPPAQPPQPPHPAADQWKARDRPSTPQSLWTQTSPPRPPAPSSKGWGRPPQGAAQATVSINIE, from the exons ATGGGTTCCAGAACTGAAGCTCTGGGAGATGGCCTGG AAGTGTCCCCAGGGAGGGCTTTGCCAGACCCTCGGCTGCTTCCTGCGCTGGAGCCCAGCTGGTATCCCAGGG GTCCTCTAAGAGCAAAGGATAAAGATGAAAGAATAAAACCTTCCCTGTTGTGCTCTCACATCATAGAGAAAATCTGGAAGGACTTAGAGGAGGCAGCACCTG GGATGGTTAGAGAGACTGTGCCGAAGGAGGTGCTTTGGCAAGGAAGCGGTCGCACGCTGCCGCTCCCTGGCAAAAGAACAGAGGCAACACAGGCAACTGCTACACCAG GCGTGGATGGGGAGAACAATGCAAACACTGCAAAGCCCCAAAATTTCGGAAGTTACTGCATAGAAGGCACTGCGGCATTCTTGGTTCCCCTCCTGCTTGTGACAGTTGCGTGCTGCGTGCTTATCTGGCGTTGGAGGCAGAAAAATCA GCGCCTCGCCGCAGCCCAGGCAGCCCAGACTGACACCTGCAGCCGCTCCGTGAGCCTGTACATGCGGCCTGACCACCGTGGTATGCCTGAGAGCCAGGCCCAACGCCAGCGGCCACCATCAGTGCCTGGAAGACCGGCCCGcctgccaccagcccagccTCCACAGCCCCCACACCCAGCAGCAGACCAATGGAAGGCGCGCGACCGGCCCAGTACCCCCCAGTCCTTGTGGACACAGACATCACCTCCACGGCCCCCCGCACCCTCTTccaagggctggggcaggcccCCCCAGGGTGCAGCCCAGGCCACAGTTTCAATAAATATTGAATAA
- the LOC121063192 gene encoding olfactory receptor 14C36-like, which yields MYFFLLNLALLDLGSISTTVPKSMVNSLRHTRAISYWGCAAQLFLFLFFTGRECYLLTIMAYDRYVAICKPLHYGTLLGGRACATMAAAAWGRGVLNALLHTSSTFSLPLCHGNAVDQFFCEIPQILKLSCSDSYLREVRLVVASASFALSCFVFIVLSHVQIFRAVLRIPSQQGQHKGFSTCLPHLAVVSLFISSVVFANLKPPSISSPSLDLVVSFLYSVVPPALNPLLYSMRNQEIKDAIRKVMP from the coding sequence atgtacttcttcctcctcaacctcgccctcctcgacctgggaTCCATCTCCACCACTGTCCCCAAATCCATGGTCAATTCCCTGAGACACACTAGGGCCATTTCCTACTGGGGATGTGCTGCCcagctctttctctttctcttcttcactgGACGGGAATGTTACCTTCTCACCATCATGGCCTACGACCGCTACGTGGCCATCTGCAAGCCGCTGCACTACGGGACCCTCCTGGGCGGCAGAGCCTGTGCCaccatggcagcagctgcctggggcaggggggttCTCAATGCTCTCCTGCACACTTCCAgtacattttctcttcctctctgccatggcaatgctgtggaccaaTTTTTCTGCgaaatcccccagatcctcaagctctcctgctcggACTCCTACCTCAGAGAAGTCAGGCTTGTTGTGGCTAGTGCCTCTTTTGCtttgtcatgttttgttttcattgtgctgtcccatgtgcagatcttcagggctgtgctgaggatccCTTCTCAGCAGGGCCAGCACAAAGgcttttccacgtgcctccctcacctggctgtTGTCTCCCTCTTTATCAGTAGTGTTGTGTTTGCAaacctgaagcccccctccatttcctccccatccctggatcTGGTGGTGTCGTTTCTGTACtcggtggtgcctccagcactgaACCCCCTCctctacagcatgaggaaccaggagatCAAGGATGCCATTAGGAAAGTAATGCCATAg